One Microbacterium marinum genomic window carries:
- the rocD gene encoding ornithine--oxo-acid transaminase, giving the protein MTETALETATADIIGAEEQHVAHNYHPLPVVVSRGEGSWVTDIEGRRYLDLLSAYSALNFGHRHPALVAAATEQLGRLTLTSRAFHNDKLGSFAAALSDLSGKDMVLPMNTGAEAVETGIKVARAWAYRVKGVAPDAARIIVAAGNFHGRTTTIVGFSDDPQARDGFGPYAGGFTMVPYGDAAALEAAIDENTAAVLIEPIQGEGGVIIPPDGYLRAVREACTANNVLFIADEIQSGLGRVGTTFACDREGVVPDLYLLGKALGGGIIPLSAVVGDRDVLGVIHPGEHGSTFGGNPLAAAVGTTVVEMLASGEFQQRALALGEHLQAQLESLIGSGVTAIRVAGLWAGVDIDPAVGTGREVAEKLLARGVLVKDTHGQTIRMAPPLVIRSTEIDWAIEQLKVVLAG; this is encoded by the coding sequence ATGACCGAGACGGCCCTCGAGACCGCGACAGCCGACATCATCGGCGCCGAAGAGCAGCACGTCGCCCACAACTACCACCCGCTGCCGGTCGTCGTCTCCCGCGGCGAAGGATCGTGGGTGACCGACATCGAGGGGCGCCGCTACCTCGACCTGCTCTCCGCCTACTCGGCGCTGAACTTCGGGCACCGGCATCCCGCACTGGTGGCCGCCGCGACCGAGCAGCTCGGGCGACTCACCCTCACCAGCCGCGCGTTCCACAACGACAAGCTGGGATCGTTCGCCGCCGCCCTGTCCGACCTGTCGGGCAAGGACATGGTTCTCCCGATGAACACCGGTGCGGAGGCCGTCGAGACGGGCATCAAGGTCGCGCGCGCCTGGGCGTATCGCGTCAAGGGCGTCGCGCCGGATGCGGCGAGGATCATCGTCGCCGCCGGCAACTTCCACGGTCGCACGACGACCATCGTCGGGTTCAGCGACGACCCGCAGGCGCGCGACGGCTTCGGCCCGTACGCCGGCGGATTCACGATGGTGCCCTACGGGGATGCCGCGGCCCTGGAAGCCGCGATCGACGAGAACACCGCCGCCGTCCTGATCGAGCCCATCCAGGGAGAGGGTGGTGTGATCATCCCGCCGGACGGCTACCTCCGCGCCGTGCGCGAAGCGTGCACCGCGAACAACGTCCTCTTCATCGCCGACGAGATCCAGTCCGGCCTCGGGCGGGTGGGGACGACCTTCGCGTGCGACCGCGAAGGTGTCGTTCCCGACCTGTACCTGCTCGGCAAGGCCCTCGGCGGCGGCATCATCCCGCTCTCAGCGGTGGTGGGCGACCGCGACGTGCTGGGCGTCATCCACCCCGGCGAGCACGGCTCCACGTTCGGCGGCAACCCGCTCGCCGCCGCGGTGGGCACGACGGTCGTCGAGATGCTCGCCTCGGGCGAGTTCCAGCAGCGGGCGCTCGCACTCGGCGAGCACCTGCAGGCGCAGCTGGAGTCCCTCATCGGTTCCGGTGTCACCGCGATCCGCGTGGCGGGCCTCTGGGCGGGTGTCGACATCGACCCGGCGGTCGGCACCGGGCGCGAGGTGGCGGAGAAGCTCCTCGCCCGCGGCGTGCTCGTGAAGGACACGCACGGTCAGACGATCCGCATGGCGCCGCCGCTCGTGATCCGATCGACCGAGATCGACTGGGCGATCGAGCAGCTGAAGGTGGTCCTCGCCGGCTGA
- a CDS encoding proline dehydrogenase family protein, which yields MSDSFVAPQAPSSDLAERAIALAERWVAESAEVSVDPAAERLAGVLKDPNGLPFTLGFVDGVMRPESLTAAASNLQRVAPLAPGFLPWYLRAAVRTGGAVAPYLPSPVVPIARRVLREMVGHLIVDARPDKLGPALQQLRESGARLNLNLLGEAVLGEGEALRRLEGIHELVRRDDVDYVSVKVSAIASHLSMWAFDEIVERVVERLRPLYLSAAEDGTFLNLDMEEYRDLDLTMAVFMRVLDDPRLKNLEAGIVLQAYLPDALPALQKLTAWATDRVAAGGARIKVRLVKGANLAMEHVDAVMHDWMPAPYPTKLDTDANYVRCLDEALRPENTAAVRIGVAGHNLFHIAYAWELARERGVRDDIEVEMLLGMAQGQVQAVARELGHVLLYVPVVRPDEFDVAISYLVRRLEENASSENFLSAAFDLAFDRSMFVRERDRFTASVDRAADRALPVGPRRTQDRTSSDAGVDALTRPAASGGARGADSDPTPDAGGLTAAVLGIARGRDDGSALDIFEGDETQPAIPDGRPELFGGEAFVETAVFSSRESSVAAGAPGFRNTADTDPALPANRAWAREVLGRISSSTAGDATLAAARLSTEPELEEAIAKVRTAADRWGSLPAADRAAVLLGAARSLEARRGELIEVAASETGKALAEGDVEVSEAVDFARYYASTARELDSISGAVFVPATITVVTPPWNFPVAIPAGGALAALAAGSGVVFKPAPQARRCAAVVTEAIWEALDDAGIGREILTLVDIDEGELGKQLISHPDVDRVVLTGSFETAALFRSWRPDLAMQAETSGKNAMILMPSADLDLAASDVVKSAFGHAGQKCSAASLVILVGPVARSKRFSRQLVDAARSLRVGSPSDPLTEVGPLVEPPAGKLKWALTTLDDGEQWLVEPHEVESAEHPGRLWTPGIRTGVAPGSRVHLEEFFGPVLGVMHARSLEHAIELQNAVAYGLTAGLYTQDPGDLHTWLDRVEAGNLYVNRGITGAIVQRQPFGGWKRSSVGGGSKAGGPNHLLGLGSWRATSVAGQSSTLHLKGLDSSITAVIEAAQPALGYDAFEWLRRAALTDAVAWDRTFGKVADVSQLGVERNLFRYRPASVEIRATADATRQALLRVVVAAVRATTAFTVSTPEGLPATVRQALSELDVPVFVETDEQWISRMSAVPSGDAPARRDRVRLVGPAESVRTLRRDLAAAVAGDPDLAIYADEVTQAGRIELLPFLREQSITITAHRFGNPDRWSEEVI from the coding sequence ATGTCGGACAGTTTCGTCGCGCCACAAGCGCCCTCCTCCGACCTCGCCGAGCGGGCCATCGCCCTCGCGGAGCGTTGGGTCGCCGAATCCGCCGAGGTCAGTGTCGACCCCGCCGCCGAGCGTCTGGCGGGGGTGCTGAAAGACCCGAACGGCCTGCCGTTCACCCTCGGCTTCGTCGACGGGGTGATGCGGCCCGAGTCGCTGACAGCGGCGGCATCCAATCTTCAGCGTGTCGCGCCGCTCGCGCCCGGGTTCCTGCCCTGGTATCTGCGGGCCGCGGTGCGCACGGGCGGCGCGGTGGCCCCGTACCTCCCGTCGCCGGTCGTGCCGATCGCGCGGCGGGTGCTGCGCGAGATGGTCGGTCACCTCATCGTCGATGCGCGCCCCGACAAGCTCGGTCCGGCGCTCCAGCAGCTGCGGGAGTCGGGCGCGCGCCTGAACCTCAACCTGCTGGGCGAGGCCGTGCTGGGCGAGGGAGAGGCGCTGCGCAGGCTCGAGGGCATCCACGAGCTCGTCCGCCGCGACGACGTGGACTACGTCTCCGTCAAGGTGTCGGCGATCGCCAGTCACCTGTCGATGTGGGCGTTCGACGAGATCGTCGAGCGCGTGGTCGAGCGGCTGCGACCGCTGTACCTGTCGGCGGCGGAGGACGGGACGTTCCTCAACCTCGACATGGAGGAGTACCGCGACCTCGACCTGACGATGGCCGTCTTCATGCGGGTCCTCGACGATCCCCGCCTCAAGAACCTCGAGGCGGGCATCGTCCTGCAGGCGTATCTGCCCGACGCGCTCCCCGCGCTGCAGAAGCTGACGGCGTGGGCGACCGATCGCGTCGCCGCGGGCGGTGCGCGCATCAAGGTGCGCCTGGTCAAGGGCGCGAACCTCGCGATGGAGCACGTCGACGCGGTCATGCACGATTGGATGCCGGCGCCGTATCCGACCAAGCTCGACACCGACGCGAACTACGTCCGCTGCCTCGATGAGGCGCTCCGCCCCGAGAACACGGCCGCCGTGCGCATCGGTGTCGCCGGCCACAATCTCTTCCACATCGCGTACGCCTGGGAGCTCGCGCGCGAGCGCGGTGTTCGCGATGACATCGAGGTGGAGATGCTCCTCGGCATGGCGCAAGGGCAGGTGCAGGCTGTCGCCCGAGAGCTCGGACACGTGCTCCTGTACGTCCCCGTCGTGCGTCCCGACGAGTTCGACGTCGCCATCAGCTACCTCGTCCGTCGCCTCGAGGAGAACGCCTCCAGCGAGAACTTCCTCTCCGCGGCCTTCGACCTCGCCTTCGACCGGTCGATGTTCGTGCGGGAGCGCGACCGATTCACGGCATCCGTGGACCGAGCCGCCGACCGTGCGCTTCCCGTCGGGCCCCGGCGCACGCAGGACCGGACCTCGTCAGATGCGGGGGTCGACGCGCTGACGCGGCCTGCGGCCTCCGGCGGAGCGCGCGGTGCGGACAGCGACCCGACGCCGGACGCGGGCGGACTCACCGCCGCCGTGCTCGGCATCGCACGTGGCAGGGACGACGGCAGCGCCCTCGACATCTTCGAGGGCGACGAGACGCAGCCGGCCATCCCCGACGGGCGCCCCGAGCTCTTCGGCGGCGAAGCGTTCGTCGAGACCGCGGTGTTCTCGTCGCGGGAGTCGTCGGTCGCCGCCGGCGCGCCGGGCTTCCGCAACACCGCCGACACCGACCCGGCGCTGCCGGCGAACCGTGCCTGGGCGCGCGAGGTGCTCGGACGGATCTCGTCCTCCACAGCCGGTGACGCCACGCTCGCCGCCGCACGCCTGAGCACCGAGCCCGAGCTCGAGGAGGCGATCGCGAAGGTCCGCACCGCGGCCGATCGATGGGGCTCGCTTCCGGCGGCCGACCGGGCCGCGGTCCTGCTCGGGGCGGCGCGATCGCTGGAGGCGCGCCGCGGCGAGCTCATCGAGGTCGCCGCCTCCGAGACCGGCAAGGCGCTCGCCGAGGGCGACGTCGAGGTCAGTGAGGCCGTCGACTTCGCTCGCTACTACGCGTCGACCGCGCGCGAGCTCGACAGCATCAGCGGCGCCGTCTTCGTTCCGGCGACGATCACCGTCGTCACGCCGCCGTGGAACTTCCCGGTAGCGATTCCCGCCGGCGGCGCACTCGCGGCGCTCGCGGCGGGATCGGGCGTCGTGTTCAAGCCGGCGCCGCAGGCCCGGCGGTGCGCGGCGGTCGTGACCGAGGCGATCTGGGAGGCCCTCGACGACGCGGGCATCGGGCGTGAGATCCTCACCCTCGTCGACATCGATGAAGGCGAGCTCGGGAAGCAGTTGATCAGCCACCCCGACGTCGACCGTGTCGTGCTGACGGGGTCGTTCGAGACCGCCGCCCTCTTCCGTTCGTGGCGCCCCGACCTCGCGATGCAGGCCGAGACGAGCGGCAAGAACGCGATGATCCTCATGCCCTCGGCCGATCTCGACCTCGCGGCATCCGACGTCGTCAAGTCCGCCTTCGGGCACGCCGGACAGAAGTGCTCCGCCGCGTCGCTGGTGATCCTGGTCGGACCGGTCGCGCGGTCGAAGCGGTTCTCGCGACAGCTCGTGGATGCCGCGCGGTCGCTGCGGGTGGGGTCGCCGAGCGACCCGCTCACCGAGGTCGGCCCGTTGGTCGAGCCGCCCGCCGGCAAGCTGAAGTGGGCTCTGACGACCCTCGACGACGGCGAGCAGTGGCTCGTCGAGCCGCACGAGGTCGAGTCCGCCGAGCACCCCGGACGCCTGTGGACCCCCGGCATCCGCACGGGTGTCGCGCCCGGCTCGCGCGTGCACCTCGAGGAGTTCTTCGGACCGGTGCTCGGCGTCATGCACGCGCGTTCGCTCGAGCACGCGATCGAGCTTCAGAACGCGGTGGCCTATGGCTTGACCGCGGGTCTGTACACCCAGGATCCGGGTGATCTCCACACGTGGCTCGACCGCGTCGAGGCCGGCAATCTCTACGTCAACCGGGGGATCACCGGCGCGATCGTGCAGCGTCAGCCGTTCGGCGGGTGGAAGCGGTCCTCGGTCGGCGGCGGGTCGAAGGCAGGCGGACCGAACCACCTGCTCGGGCTCGGGTCGTGGCGTGCCACCTCGGTCGCCGGGCAGTCCTCGACGCTGCACCTGAAGGGCCTGGACAGCTCGATCACCGCTGTCATCGAGGCGGCGCAGCCGGCCCTCGGGTACGACGCCTTCGAGTGGCTGCGCCGTGCGGCACTCACCGACGCGGTCGCGTGGGATCGCACCTTCGGCAAGGTCGCGGACGTGTCGCAGCTCGGGGTGGAACGCAACCTGTTCCGTTACCGCCCGGCATCCGTCGAGATCCGAGCGACGGCGGATGCCACCCGGCAGGCGCTCCTGCGCGTGGTGGTGGCGGCCGTCCGGGCGACGACGGCGTTCACCGTCAGCACGCCGGAGGGTCTTCCGGCCACTGTCCGACAGGCACTGTCGGAGCTGGACGTCCCGGTGTTCGTCGAGACGGACGAGCAGTGGATCTCGCGGATGTCGGCCGTGCCGTCGGGGGATGCCCCGGCGCGGCGGGATCGGGTGCGGCTGGTCGGACCGGCGGAGAGCGTGCGAACCCTGCGACGCGATCTCGCGGCGGCCGTCGCCGGCGACCCCGACCTGGCGATCTACGCCGACGAGGTGACGCAGGCGGGCCGCATCGAGCTCCTCCCGTTCCTGCGCGAGCAGTCGATCACCATCACCGCGCACCGGTTCGGCAACCCCGATCGCTGGAGCGAAGAGGTCATCTGA
- a CDS encoding circularly permuted type 2 ATP-grasp protein — protein MGDLFDGYGSTLAPRKTPSGVPAFDEMFAEPAHAGVAAESRSSYRELYQALAQMTQEELRGRTESLASSYLAQGVTFDFAGEERPFPLDAVPRVIAYDEWSRVEKGVQQRVRALEAFLDDAYGHQHVVRDGVLPAKLIASSQYFYRQAAGIRPANGVRIQVAGIDLIRDEHGEMRVLEDNVRVPSGVSYVISNRRVMAQTLPELFVSMRVRPVGDYPNKLLQALRASAPPGVDDPNVVVLTPGVYNSAYFEHTLLARLMGVELVEGRDLVCQGGRVFMRTTRGPRRVDVIYRRVDDDFLDPLQFRADSMLGAPGLMLAARLGNVTIANAVGNGVADDKLLYTYVPDLIRYYLAEEPILKNVDTWRLEDQGALEEVLDRLDELVVKPVDGSGGKGLVVGPDASRAELDALRTKLRADPRGWIAQPVVMLSTIPTLVEDGMRPRHADLRPFAVNNGDEVWVLPGGLTRVALPEGQLVVNSSQGGGSKDTWIVGGDAPSRGEYGGKHPSLAGLVAEQATPTSAIPIIYDAQDEPTHSPQDRPRSTHEQQEQQQQGRDAAASATTSLTARQQSQPETSALDRGLGSGLQSRGIGCPDGGGPSC, from the coding sequence ATGGGTGACCTGTTCGACGGATACGGCTCCACGCTGGCGCCGCGGAAGACCCCCTCCGGGGTGCCCGCATTCGACGAGATGTTCGCCGAACCCGCGCATGCCGGGGTCGCCGCGGAGTCGCGATCGTCGTACCGGGAGCTGTACCAGGCCCTCGCGCAGATGACGCAGGAGGAGCTGCGCGGTCGCACCGAATCCCTGGCCAGCTCGTACCTCGCACAGGGCGTTACGTTCGACTTCGCGGGGGAGGAGCGACCCTTCCCGCTCGACGCGGTCCCTCGCGTCATCGCCTACGACGAGTGGTCGCGGGTCGAGAAGGGCGTGCAGCAGCGCGTCCGGGCGCTCGAGGCCTTCCTCGACGACGCCTACGGCCACCAGCACGTCGTCCGCGACGGCGTGCTCCCGGCGAAGCTCATCGCGTCGTCGCAGTACTTCTACCGGCAGGCCGCCGGCATCCGCCCCGCCAACGGCGTGCGCATCCAGGTCGCCGGCATCGACCTCATCCGCGACGAGCACGGCGAGATGCGGGTGCTCGAAGACAACGTGCGCGTGCCCTCGGGCGTCAGCTACGTCATCTCCAACCGCCGCGTCATGGCGCAGACCCTCCCCGAGCTGTTCGTCTCGATGCGAGTGCGCCCGGTGGGCGACTATCCGAACAAGCTGCTGCAGGCGCTGCGCGCCTCGGCACCTCCGGGTGTCGACGACCCCAACGTCGTCGTCCTGACCCCGGGCGTCTACAACTCGGCGTACTTCGAGCACACGCTGCTGGCGCGGCTCATGGGTGTCGAGCTCGTCGAGGGGCGCGACCTCGTCTGCCAGGGCGGGCGCGTCTTCATGCGCACGACGCGCGGCCCGCGACGCGTCGACGTCATCTACCGCCGCGTCGACGACGACTTCCTCGACCCGCTGCAGTTCCGGGCCGACTCGATGCTCGGGGCGCCGGGGCTCATGCTCGCGGCGCGCCTGGGCAACGTCACGATCGCCAACGCGGTGGGCAACGGCGTCGCAGACGACAAGCTGCTCTACACCTACGTCCCCGACCTGATCCGCTACTACCTGGCCGAGGAGCCGATCCTCAAGAACGTCGACACCTGGCGGCTCGAGGACCAGGGAGCACTGGAGGAGGTGCTCGACCGGCTCGACGAGCTCGTCGTGAAGCCCGTGGACGGCTCCGGCGGGAAGGGCCTCGTCGTCGGTCCCGACGCGAGCCGCGCCGAGCTCGACGCCTTGCGGACGAAGCTGCGGGCCGACCCGCGCGGATGGATCGCGCAGCCGGTCGTCATGCTCTCCACGATCCCGACGCTCGTCGAAGACGGCATGCGACCCCGTCACGCCGACCTGCGACCGTTCGCGGTCAACAACGGCGACGAGGTGTGGGTGCTTCCGGGCGGACTCACTCGCGTCGCGCTCCCGGAGGGGCAGCTCGTCGTCAACTCCAGTCAGGGCGGCGGCTCGAAGGACACCTGGATCGTCGGCGGCGACGCGCCCTCGCGGGGCGAGTACGGCGGCAAGCATCCGTCGCTGGCGGGGCTCGTCGCAGAGCAGGCCACGCCCACCTCCGCGATCCCGATCATCTACGACGCGCAGGACGAGCCGACCCACTCGCCGCAGGATCGCCCCCGCAGCACGCACGAGCAGCAGGAACAGCAGCAGCAGGGCCGCGACGCCGCGGCATCCGCCACGACATCGCTGACCGCGAGACAGCAGTCACAGCCCGAGACATCGGCCCTTGACCGCGGTCTCGGGTCGGGACTGCAGTCTCGCGGAATCGGATGCCCCGACGGGGGTGGGCCCTCATGCTGA
- a CDS encoding transglutaminase family protein — protein MKRLRIEHSTGFDYPGNVGASYNEARMLPTTSDSQFVLSSQLDIEPSTAVNYYVDYFGTRVAAFDVLAAHSELQITARSLVEVRARPLTHPDTTWEALARDAQRSIGTVEMLGQTARTAPHEEVAAMAASIAAQHENPSQAALAIATAVGEAVEYVPGSTEVHSTAADAWSERKGVCQDMAHIALGALRSVGIPARYVSGYLHPNPNAEVGVPVVGESHAWIEWYAGSWHGFDPTNDAEIGDRHVTVGRGRDYNDVPPLRGVYAGPFKSKLAVQVTITREA, from the coding sequence ATGAAACGCCTCCGCATCGAGCATTCGACCGGGTTCGACTACCCGGGCAACGTGGGCGCCTCGTACAACGAGGCGCGGATGCTGCCCACCACCAGCGACAGCCAGTTTGTCCTCAGCTCGCAGCTCGACATCGAGCCGTCGACCGCCGTCAACTACTACGTCGACTACTTCGGCACGAGGGTCGCGGCCTTCGATGTACTCGCCGCGCATTCCGAGCTGCAGATCACGGCGCGCTCGCTCGTCGAGGTGCGCGCGCGGCCGCTCACCCATCCAGACACCACGTGGGAGGCGCTCGCCCGCGACGCCCAGCGTTCCATCGGGACGGTGGAGATGTTGGGGCAGACGGCCCGGACGGCGCCCCACGAGGAGGTCGCCGCGATGGCGGCATCCATCGCCGCACAGCATGAGAACCCGTCGCAGGCGGCGCTCGCCATCGCCACCGCTGTGGGTGAGGCGGTCGAGTACGTGCCCGGGTCCACCGAGGTGCATTCGACGGCGGCGGACGCCTGGAGCGAGCGCAAGGGCGTCTGCCAGGACATGGCGCACATCGCGCTCGGCGCGCTGCGCTCGGTCGGCATCCCCGCCCGGTACGTCTCGGGATACCTCCACCCGAACCCGAACGCCGAGGTCGGCGTGCCGGTCGTCGGCGAATCGCACGCGTGGATCGAGTGGTACGCCGGGTCATGGCACGGCTTCGACCCGACGAACGATGCCGAGATCGGCGATCGTCATGTGACCGTAGGGCGCGGACGGGACTACAACGATGTGCCGCCCCTGCGAGGCGTCTACGCCGGTCCCTTCAAGAGCAAGCTCGCCGTGCAGGTGACGATCACCCGCGAGGCCTGA
- the ddaH gene encoding dimethylargininase gives MSTQNETVAETQAPARTAQHRRYLMCRPEHFTVSYRINPWMEPTKPTDTAKAVRQWQDLYDTYVSLGHEVELIDPVPGLPDMVYTANGGFIIDGRALGVKFRVPERSGEERPFMDWFAANGFDVVEPVEVQEGEGDFLLVGDTILAGTGFRSVGDSHRELGEVFGREVVSLRLVDPRFYHLDTAITVLDPVEGPGGVDRANIAYLPSAFDDESQRILAERYPDAIHVSDEDGAVFGLNAASDGKHVFISPRATGFAAQLAERGYTPVTVDLSELLLGGGGIKCCTLELRGGRR, from the coding sequence ATGTCCACGCAGAACGAGACCGTCGCCGAGACGCAGGCACCCGCCCGCACGGCGCAGCACCGGCGCTACCTGATGTGCCGGCCCGAGCACTTCACGGTCAGCTACCGCATCAATCCCTGGATGGAGCCGACCAAGCCCACCGACACCGCCAAGGCGGTGCGCCAGTGGCAGGACCTCTACGACACCTACGTGTCCCTCGGTCACGAGGTTGAGCTCATCGATCCCGTGCCCGGCCTTCCCGACATGGTCTACACGGCCAACGGCGGCTTCATCATCGACGGACGCGCCCTCGGCGTGAAGTTCCGCGTCCCTGAGCGCAGCGGCGAAGAGCGTCCCTTCATGGACTGGTTCGCGGCGAACGGGTTCGACGTGGTCGAGCCCGTCGAGGTGCAGGAGGGCGAAGGAGACTTCCTCCTCGTCGGCGACACGATCCTCGCCGGCACCGGCTTCCGTTCGGTCGGCGACAGCCACCGCGAGCTCGGCGAGGTGTTCGGCCGCGAGGTCGTGTCGCTGCGCCTCGTCGACCCGCGGTTCTACCACCTCGACACCGCGATCACCGTCCTCGACCCCGTCGAGGGCCCGGGCGGGGTCGACCGGGCCAACATCGCCTACCTGCCGAGCGCCTTCGACGACGAGTCGCAGCGCATCCTCGCGGAGCGGTACCCCGACGCGATCCACGTCTCCGACGAGGACGGTGCCGTCTTCGGGCTGAACGCCGCCAGCGACGGCAAGCACGTGTTCATCTCGCCCCGCGCGACCGGCTTCGCCGCCCAGCTCGCCGAGCGCGGGTACACGCCCGTCACGGTCGACCTGTCCGAGCTCCTGCTCGGGGGCGGCGGCATCAAGTGCTGCACCCTCGAGCTGCGGGGAGGCCGGCGATGA
- a CDS encoding alpha-E domain-containing protein — translation MLSRIAESLFWIGRYIERSDGTARILDVHLQLLLEDPWIDEDTACRSLMGVMGTAPDAGADTVTRADVLTHLAVDRSNPSSIAYSLQAARENARRAREIVSTELWETLNTTFSRMPRRLNDEKVHEFFQWVRERAALAVGVTDNSTSHDESWQFFTLGRAIERTDMTARMLATRSLTEASGPSWTTILRSCGAYEAYLRTYRGMPSSQNAAEFLLLDRLFPRSIIHSIQTAERCMSAIDPVADRVGHSNTVLRALGRIRAELEYRPIEEVLAELPEHMQSVQSVTREASEAIRGRFFPTHAEPNWIGETS, via the coding sequence ATGCTGAGCCGCATCGCGGAGTCGCTCTTCTGGATCGGCCGCTACATCGAGCGCTCCGACGGGACCGCCCGCATCCTCGACGTCCACCTCCAGCTGCTCTTGGAGGATCCGTGGATCGATGAGGACACCGCCTGCCGTTCGCTCATGGGAGTCATGGGCACGGCGCCCGATGCCGGGGCGGACACCGTCACCCGCGCCGACGTGCTCACGCACCTGGCCGTCGACCGCTCCAACCCGTCGTCGATCGCGTACTCCCTGCAGGCCGCTCGCGAGAACGCACGCCGCGCGCGAGAGATCGTCTCCACCGAACTGTGGGAGACGCTCAACACGACCTTCTCGCGGATGCCGCGGCGCCTGAATGACGAGAAGGTCCACGAGTTCTTCCAGTGGGTGCGCGAGCGGGCTGCGCTCGCCGTCGGCGTGACCGACAACTCGACCAGCCACGACGAGTCGTGGCAGTTCTTCACCCTCGGCCGCGCGATCGAGCGCACCGACATGACCGCGCGCATGCTCGCGACGAGGTCGCTCACCGAGGCGTCAGGTCCGTCGTGGACGACGATCCTCCGGTCGTGCGGCGCCTACGAGGCCTATCTGCGGACCTATCGAGGGATGCCGAGCTCGCAGAACGCCGCGGAGTTCCTCCTGCTCGACCGGCTCTTCCCGCGATCGATCATCCACTCGATTCAGACCGCGGAGCGCTGCATGAGTGCGATCGACCCCGTCGCCGATCGCGTGGGCCACTCCAACACCGTCCTGCGCGCCCTCGGCCGCATCCGCGCCGAGCTCGAGTACCGCCCGATCGAGGAGGTCCTCGCCGAGCTCCCCGAGCACATGCAGAGCGTGCAGTCGGTGACCCGGGAGGCGTCCGAAGCCATTCGCGGCCGGTTCTTCCCGACGCACGCCGAGCCGAACTGGATCGGAGAGACCTCATGA
- a CDS encoding acyl-CoA thioesterase, translating into MRARVLYRRRGPVAPDTVGRIRLRTLPTDIDLLGHMNNGRYASLFDLGRFDLLTRTGLWQAMNERGWYGVVASESVSFRKSLQLWQRFTVETRIIGHDDKAVYQMHRAVVDGEIYAEMVLRVRFLRRGGGIVPMEELFDALHRPDTLAPLPQWIVDWAAGSQLPSTRVDAPSIWP; encoded by the coding sequence ATGCGCGCGCGAGTGCTCTACCGCCGGCGCGGCCCCGTCGCCCCCGACACGGTGGGGCGGATCCGGCTGCGCACGCTGCCCACCGACATCGACCTGCTCGGTCACATGAACAACGGCCGGTACGCGTCGCTGTTCGATCTGGGGCGGTTCGACCTGCTGACCCGCACGGGTCTCTGGCAGGCGATGAACGAGCGCGGCTGGTACGGCGTGGTGGCGAGCGAGAGCGTCTCGTTCCGCAAGTCGCTGCAGCTGTGGCAGCGGTTCACGGTCGAGACCCGCATCATCGGGCACGACGACAAGGCGGTCTACCAGATGCACCGCGCCGTCGTGGACGGCGAGATCTACGCCGAGATGGTGTTGCGGGTCCGCTTCCTCCGCCGTGGCGGCGGGATCGTGCCGATGGAGGAGCTGTTCGACGCCCTCCACCGCCCCGACACCCTCGCACCGCTGCCGCAGTGGATCGTCGATTGGGCGGCCGGTTCGCAGCTCCCCTCCACGCGGGTCGACGCCCCCAGCATCTGGCCCTGA